The following DNA comes from Pirellulales bacterium.
GATTCGCGTTCTTTCGCTCAATTGAGCGACCGGACGAGTGAGAATCGGTTCCTGAAATGTTTTGCGCACCCCGCAGATATCGAACGGTTAAAGCATGGCAAAACAGTTAGTCGGACAAGCGAAGTTTCAGGTGCCCGGTGGCCAGGCGACCCCAGCCCCGCCGGTTGGCACGTCGTTGGGTAAGTTCGGAATCAATCTCGGCCAGTTCGTGATGCAATTCAACGAACGGACCCGCGAGGCGGGCGGAATGCCGATTCCGGTTGTGGTGAATGTATATAACGACCGGAGTTTCGACTTCATCACGAAGAGCCCGCCGGCTGCCGCCCTATTGAAGCAAGCTGCCCAGATTGCCAAGGGCTCCGGCGTTCCGAACAAGGAAAAAGTCGGCAAGGTTACCAAAGCCCAAATCGCCGACATTGTCAAGATGAAAATGGCCGATCTGAATGCCCGCGACGCCGATCATGCCGCCCGCATGGTCGAAGGAACGGCACGCAGCATGGGCATTACGGTTGAAGGTTAAACGCACTAGGCACACGACGGGGTCTGGCTCATTTTTCGGCATATGGCGGCAGGAATTAAGACCAACCGCACCGACGAAAAATGTGCCTGACCCCCTGAACCCGATGGCGTCTGGCTCATTTTTCGGCATATGGCGGCAGGAATTAAGACCAACCGCATCGCCGAAAAATGTGCCTGACCCCCTGAACGAACCAAGAAGCAAACCATGGTTAAGCTCACCAAACGATTCAAAGTGATGACCCAAAAGGTCCCGGCCGACGAAGCGGCAGTGCCGGTCGATCAGGCGGTTGCCATCCTCAAGCAATTCAACACGACGAAGTTCGATCAGTCGGTCGAAATCGCCATCCGCTTGGGCATCGACTCGAAGCAGGCCGATCAACTGGTCCGCGGCTCGATCGTTTTGCCGCACGGCATCGGCAAGTCGAAACGGGTCGTGGTGTTCGCCAAGGGAGACCAAGCGGCGGCGGCAAAGGAGGCCGGAGCCGATGAAATTGGAACCGACGACTTGGCCAAGAAAATCAAAGACGGCTGGACCGATTTCGATGCCTGCATCGCGGCGCCCGACATGATGGGGATGGTCGGCCCGTTAGGCAAGGTGCTGGGGCCGCGAGGCCTGATGCCGTCGCCCCGAGCCGGCACCGTTACGCCGGACGTGGGCAAAACGGTTCGCGAATATAAAGCCGGCAAGGTCGAATTCCGCAACGACGCCGGCGGAATTATCCACGCGGTGGTCGGCAAGCTGAGTTTCGACGAGAAGAAACTGTCCGAGAATATCCAAGCCTTCATCCAACACATCCTGGCTCTGAAGCCCCACGGCGTAAAAGGGCAATACGTCAAGGGGATTACGGTGAGCGCAACAATGAGCCCCGGCGTTCATATCGCGGCGTAGGGTGCCCGCCAAGCCCAGGCATGCCGCATCAAGCTTGACCGACTTCCGTAAACTATAGACTGCCGGCCGAACCCCGGCGATGAACCGATCATGAGCAAACTTGTCAAAGACTTGGTGACCAAAGACCTGCGCAGTCAGCTTGCGGGAATCAACGATGTTTTGTTGGTGAATGTCGTCGGGCTCGATGCCATTCGGACGACGAAGCTTCGCCGCGAGCTGCGCAGCAAGAACATCCGCCTTGAAGTGGTAAAAAACAGCTTGGCCCGCCGGGCGACCGAAGGTACGTCGATCGCCACGGCCTTCGAAGGCATGTCGGGAACACTGGCGATCGTGTGGGGCGCCGAAGATGTCGTGTCGCTCGCGAAAGAGATCACGCGCTACACCGAGTTGAAGGAATTCGAGGGATTCCAGCCTCGCGGCGGCGCGATGGATGGCACGAAGCTGTCGGCGCCCGAAATCAAGGTCGTCAGCAAATGGCCCAGCCGGCAGGAACAACTGAGCATTTTGCTCGGCCAGATCCTCGGCCCGGGCGCGGAGCTGTCGGCTCAATTGATCGGCATGGGCGGATCGCTGGCGAGCCAAATCAAGCAACGTGCCGAGGATTTGGAAAAAGCGGCTCCTGCGGCGGAACCTGCCGCACCGGATGCTCAAGCAACTGCGCAATGACGAATGACAAAGAACTCCATGATCCGTGGGCTTCGAAACGGCTGATCGCTCATCATGTGGACATTCGCCATTCTTTAGTCATTCGTGATTAGAAAATCGTCATTCCCCTAAGTGACCCCGAAACTCTAAGAGAAGGATTGCAAGTAACCATGGCGACCGCTGAAGCGACTCGTGAGTTCTCCGCCGGTGCAAAAGATCTGGGCGAGAAGATTATCAGTTTGACCTTGAAAGAAGCCAAGGAACTGAGCGACTACTTGGAAGAGGTCCACGGCATCAAGCCCGCCGCCGGCGGCGCGGTGATGATGGCCGGCCCTGCGGCCGGCCCCGGCGCTGCTGCTCCGGCAGCCGAGGCAAAGACGGAGTTCGATGTGGTGCTCGAAGGCTTTGGCGACAAGAAGATCGGCGTGATCAAGGTCGTCCGGGCCGCCACGAGCTTGGGATTGAAGGAAGCCAAGGATCTCGTCGAAGGCGTTCCGAGCAAAGTCAAGGAGGGGATTTCGAAGGAAGACGCAGAGAAGCTCAAGAAGGAGTTGGAAGAAGCTGGCGCCACGGTTTCCATCAAGTAACACCGCTGAAACGCCAGTCGAATGCCGACCGCGGTGCGATCCGCTCGCACCGCGATTGCGCGTTGATGCGGTCCGCCGTTGTCGGCGGGCCGCTAGTCGATGAAGCACCTTCCTTATTCACGCGGCACGCGTGGCCATGAGGAGAGCCGCAAAGACCGCTTCGGTGGAGGGCCGAAAGGGAAGGCGTTCGCCGCCCCGCAGCGACGAACACCTTGCGGAGCTTTGCGTAATTCAACTTCGATTGCCCGCAACCCCGCACACGAGTCGCTTGATTCCACACGTCAAGCCACCGTCGATTTGCGATTTCCGAGAGGGTCAGGCTGTGCGCGTGCGCTCGCGCAGCCGATGTTCCCGCCGATTCATCGTCGGCAACTCAAATTAGGAGCTAAGAGCAGCCTATGGCTATCACGGCAGAACGACGTCTGCGTCCGAAAGAAGTCCGCCGCTTCGGCAGCCTCCGCCAACCGCATCAGATTCCCGATCTGACCCAAATTCAGACCCACAGCTACGACAACTTCCTCCAATACGAGATCCCGCTTCAAAAGCGCAAAGATCAGGGCATCGAGGGAGTGTTGCGGGAAATTTTCCCGATCGAAAGCTACGACAAGAATCTGCGGCTGGAATACATCCGCTACGAACTCGGCAAGCCACGCTACGAACCGGATGAATGCCGGCAACTGCGGCTGACCTATGGACGTCCGTTCCGCGTCTGGCTGCGGCTCACCAAGGAAGAGCCGATCGAAGAAGAAGTCTATCTCGGCGATATGCCGATCATGCTCGGTGGCGGCGAATTTATCATCAACGGGGCCGAGCGCGTCGTCGTCAGCCAATTGCACCGCAGCCCCGGCGTCGATTTTGTCGCCGATACGGAATCCGGCGAGCGCAAGCTGCATAGCTGCCGGATCATCCCCGAACGCGGCAGTTGGATCGAACTGAACATCTCGAAGAAGGACACGCTCTCG
Coding sequences within:
- the rplK gene encoding 50S ribosomal protein L11, whose translation is MAKQLVGQAKFQVPGGQATPAPPVGTSLGKFGINLGQFVMQFNERTREAGGMPIPVVVNVYNDRSFDFITKSPPAAALLKQAAQIAKGSGVPNKEKVGKVTKAQIADIVKMKMADLNARDADHAARMVEGTARSMGITVEG
- the rplA gene encoding 50S ribosomal protein L1, which gives rise to MVKLTKRFKVMTQKVPADEAAVPVDQAVAILKQFNTTKFDQSVEIAIRLGIDSKQADQLVRGSIVLPHGIGKSKRVVVFAKGDQAAAAKEAGADEIGTDDLAKKIKDGWTDFDACIAAPDMMGMVGPLGKVLGPRGLMPSPRAGTVTPDVGKTVREYKAGKVEFRNDAGGIIHAVVGKLSFDEKKLSENIQAFIQHILALKPHGVKGQYVKGITVSATMSPGVHIAA
- the rplJ gene encoding 50S ribosomal protein L10 gives rise to the protein MSKLVKDLVTKDLRSQLAGINDVLLVNVVGLDAIRTTKLRRELRSKNIRLEVVKNSLARRATEGTSIATAFEGMSGTLAIVWGAEDVVSLAKEITRYTELKEFEGFQPRGGAMDGTKLSAPEIKVVSKWPSRQEQLSILLGQILGPGAELSAQLIGMGGSLASQIKQRAEDLEKAAPAAEPAAPDAQATAQ
- the rplL gene encoding 50S ribosomal protein L7/L12; translated protein: MATAEATREFSAGAKDLGEKIISLTLKEAKELSDYLEEVHGIKPAAGGAVMMAGPAAGPGAAAPAAEAKTEFDVVLEGFGDKKIGVIKVVRAATSLGLKEAKDLVEGVPSKVKEGISKEDAEKLKKELEEAGATVSIK